The stretch of DNA CCGTTATCAGGCCTTAGTTTGGGGAGATTTGGAAGAAGATGAAGGGACTATTACAGGAAATATTGATCGTCACCCCCGCCATCGTAAGCTTCGACACGTTTATCCAGATGGCGAACGAGGAAAACATGCGGTTACCCATTACAAAGTATTGGAACGCTTGGGCTATGTTACGTTGGTAGAATGCCGTCTAGAAACGGGACGTACACACCAGATTAGAGTCCACTTCAAGCATATTGGGCATCCACTTTTTGGAGATGTAGAATATGGCGGTGATCGAGTAGTAAAAGGAACCGTATTTAGCAAATACAAACATTTTGTCTTTAACTGTTTCAAACTACTTCCAAGACAGGCTTTACACGCCAAATCAATTGGCTTAGTGCATCCAAGTACAGGAGAATTTATAGCGCAGGATTCTGATTTGCCAGAAGATTTTAATGCTGTTTTAGAGCGTTGGAGGTCTTACACACAGGGAAGATTGAAGCTCAAATAGCTGGATAATTTAGATCAAAAACCGATACAATGAAGTCATTATTTTTAGGAATTATTTTTGTTATTTTAGGTAGCTCTTTTTCGAGCTGCAATACCGATTACAAAGCTCAGGATGAAGCTGCTATCCAACAGTATATCAAAGACCATAACCTAACGGCTATTGAAGCACAAGATGGTTTGTATTATACCATGGATGTTGTGGGGACAGGAGAACAGCCCGCTGGCGTTTATAGCACGGTAACCATTCATTATACAGGAAGATTATTGGATGGGACGGTTTTCGACAGCTCGGAAGGAAAGGCTCCTTACACCAATACCCTAACAGGGGTCATCAAAGGCTGGCAATATGGTGTTCCTCATTTTAAAGCAGGGGGAAAAGGCAAGTTATTAATCCCATCTCACTTGGCTTATGGTGCTAGTGGTTCAGGTTTAATTGGTCCTAATACGCCAATTATGTTTGACATTGAACTAATCAGTGTTCAAAATTAAAAATAACTTTTAAAGCAATAAAAAATGAGGCTTCCCAAAAGGAGAGCCTCATTTTTTTATTCTTATTTCTCAATATTACGTTGCGTGAAGAAACCCTATTAGATTATTGTTTCTCAAACAAGGCGATACTTTCTATATGCGCTGTA from Aureispira anguillae encodes:
- a CDS encoding FKBP-type peptidyl-prolyl cis-trans isomerase; amino-acid sequence: MKSLFLGIIFVILGSSFSSCNTDYKAQDEAAIQQYIKDHNLTAIEAQDGLYYTMDVVGTGEQPAGVYSTVTIHYTGRLLDGTVFDSSEGKAPYTNTLTGVIKGWQYGVPHFKAGGKGKLLIPSHLAYGASGSGLIGPNTPIMFDIELISVQN